The following DNA comes from Deinobacterium chartae.
ACCATGTTTGATTCTACCCCGGGCCCGGCAGCAAGCACCCCCGCACTATGGCGGGGGCGGAATGAGCGGGATGTAGCGGGTATGGAATCCCACGAAGCGCTGCTTCGGACGCACCCACGGCGTCTCTGGCTTCGTCAATAACATATTATGCTGTGAACATCACAGATAACATGTTTTACGTCACATTTAGCCGTTGACCACCGTACCGCCGTTGGGATGCAGGACCTGACCGGCGTAGTACGCGCCGTCTTGCGAGGCCAGGAACACGTACGCGGTCGCCACCTCGTCCGGTTGTCCCGGACGGCCCATCGGCACGTCCTTTCCGAACTCGGCCACCTGATCGGCCGGAAAACTCGAGGGAATAAACGGCGTCCAGATCGGGCCCGGTGCCACCGCGTTCACCCGGATACCCTGCTCGATCAGCGCCTGCGACAGCGAGCGGGTAAACGCCACGATCGCCCCCTTGGTCGACGAGTAGTCGAGCAGCATGGGGCTGCCCTTGTACGCGGTGACCGAGGTGGTGTTGATGATGCTCGAACCCTCTTTCAGGTGCGGTACGGCGGCCCTGGTCATGTAGAACATCCCGAAGACGTTGGTGCGGAAGGTCCGCTCGAGCTGCGCGCTGCTGAGTTCGGTGATGCTCTCGGTCAGGTACTGCACCGCGGCGTTGTTCACCAAGATGTCGAGCTTGCCCAGTTCCTGCACGGTGCGCTCCACCGCCTGATGGCAGAAATTTTCGTCGCCCACGTCACCGGGCAGCAGCAGGCAACGGCGACCCTCGGCCTCGATGAGCTGCCGCGTCTCCTGCGCGTCTTGGTTCTCCTCGAGGTACACGATGGCGACGTCCGCGCCCTCCTTGGCGTACAGCACCGCCACCGCCCGGCCGATGCCCGAGTCACCGCCGGTGATCAGGGCCACCTTGCCCTCGAGTTTTCCGGCGGCGCGGTAACCTTCGCCGCGCGACTGCGGACGCGGCGTCATCTCCTGCTCAACGCCGGGATGGTGTTCTTGGTGCTGGGGCGGAAGCTGTTCTGGACGATCCGGCGTGCTCATGCTTGACCTCCTGGAATGCACGGACCTTGGCCCGTTCAGCCCTATTGCAACAGCCCAGCTTGAGAGCAACTGCAGCGGCAACTTCAGCGCACATGAAGCCCGGAGCACCTTAAGACGCGCTCAAGGCCGTGTTAGCATCCGGGCATGACCGTGTCGCCGACCCCGCAAATGGTGGTGATCATTCCGGCCCACAACGAGGCGGCCACCATCGCCGCAGCGGTGCATGCCGCGCGCGCAGCGCAGCTTGGAGAGGTGGTGGTGGTCAGCGACGGCTCACACGACGCCACTGCCGAGTACGCCCGCGTGGCCGGAGCCCGGGTGATCGAACTCCAGCCCAACCGCGGCAAGAGCGCTGCGGTAGCTGCCGGACTGAAGGCGACCGCCTCCCGGTACGTCCTGATGCTGGACGCGGACCTGATCGGCCTGTCTCCCGCGCATCTGCGCGCGCTGGCCGCCCCGGTCCTCGAGGGTCGCGCCGAAAGCACCCTGGGCCTGTTTACCGGGGGCCGCCTCTCGACCACCCTGGCCTCGTGGCTCACCCGGGACCTCGGTGGACAGCGGGTGGTGCCGCGCGCCAGCCTGGACGCCATCCCTGACCTCGAGGCGCTGCGTTATGCCCTGGAGATCGCCCTGACCCGGCAGTTGCGCCGCGAGCGGCGGCGCGTGCAGATCGTACGTCTGCCGGGCGTGACCCAACGGGTCAAGGAGGAAAAGCACGGGCTGCGGCGCGGCCTGCGGGGGCGCATTCGGATGTTCGGGCAGATCGTGCGCTACGCGCTGCGGCACTGACGGTCAGGCGCGCTGTTTCAGAAAGCGGCTCAGGGTGCTGCGGTGGGTCAAGAGCAGGTCCAGGGTTGACCACACCGCCGTCAGGGTGCCGGCCAGCATCAGCAGGTGCAGCATGTCCAGTGGAACCGTCTCCCGGGAGGCGGTGGTCAGGGTCAGGACGAGCATCATGCTGCCAATGGCCAGGCTCTGTACGGCGCCGTTCACCTTGCCCGACAGGCGCTTGCGGACCTCCGCGCTGCCATGGGCCAGGTCCATAAAGCGCAGCGCGTACGAGAACAGGTCGCGCCACACGACGATCACCACCATCCATACCGGAACCAGCCCGGCCCCCAGGAACAGCACGAACACGGTCAGGCGCACAAAGCCGTCGGCCACCGAGTCGATCAGCTCGCCCTCACGGCTCTCGAGGCGGTAGCGCCGCGCGGCCCAGCCGTCGAGCAGGTCGGTGAGGCCCATCAGGGCCAGCAGGCTCAGGCTGGCGACCAGCGGGGCTACGTCGCCCACCTGAAAGACCGCCAGCAGCGGCAGGGCCAGCAGCATGCGCAGGGCCGAGAGACGGTTGGGCCGACGGAGCCACCGGGATGGATTCATGCAAGCCTCCTCGAGGCCACTCTACCCCGAGGAGGTCTCGGGCCGGTCCGAATTTTCCCGGCAAGAACCCGGTGCGCCTCGAAAAATCGCGCGGGGTGGGGTCAGGGTGGCGCTGCCTCGAGCAGGCCACGCCGTTTTTCTTCCTCGTAGAGCCGCTCGAGCAGGTATTCTTTTATCAAATCCTGGCAGGATAGCCCGGTGAGCTGCGCAACGCGCTCGAGCCGCAACCACAGGTCGTGCTCGAGGTGCAGGTGCAGCCGGTGCGGGCGCGGCGTGGGCTGTGTTGCCAGCCATTCGATGCCGTGGGGAGCATACGGATCGTCGTCTTCGTTTGCGCCGGGGATACCTGCCAGGTGCTCGGCGAAAATGTAGCTGTTCCAGGCGGGTTCGTCTGGGTCCGGGCGTACGGGTGTTGCGTTGCCGTTTTCGGGGGCAGGACTGATCTTGTCACGCATGATCCTTACCGCTTTCTGTAGCAGAGAGAGGGCGGCTTGATACGTGTGAACATTACCCGACTGCGCGATCGAGCACCGGTGTTTTTCATTATATTAGTTCACTTATCGAAGTCAATCGTTTGCGAAAGAAAAATCGCTTGAAAAATCGACTTTTGAACGATAAAAGCTTGCAAAAGAAAACAATCTATTCTAGTAGAAACAGAAATTTCACTTTGTTTTCAAAAAGAGGGGAGTCATAATAAAAACTGGCCTTGCGTAAGCAGGTCGAAGAAAATGGAGGTACAGTACAGGTTCGACCGGTTTTCTACCAGGGTACCCAAAGGTCAACCGAGCGCAAAACTCGTCTGCCCGTACAGCCTCGCATAATCCCGCGCCACCGCAGGGCCTCTGCGCATGTGCAGCAACGCCCCTTCCTCCACAAAACCCAGCCCCTCGAGGACCGCTCCCAGGTGTGGATTGTTCGAGTGCGCCAGCAGCAGCGGAGCCGATTCGAACCCCAGTGCCAGCGCACCCTCGATCAGGGCGCGCGCCGCCTGCGGGGTTTGCGCCACCACCGGCCCCAGGAAATCCGGCCACTGCGCGAAAACAAAACCCTCGAGCTGCCCGCGCGCGTCATGGCAGACCAGCGCGCGTCCCGGCTCGCGTTCCAGGACCAGGGCCAGCAGCCGCCCGCGATCACCGCCGAAGACCTCGAGGTCCAGCCGGACGGCCTCGTCCAGGTCACCGGGGGCCATGAGACGAACCTGCGGGGGCATCGGAACCGCAGTGTTGCGTTCGCGCACCAGAATCAGCGCCGAGCCTTCCTCTACAAAACCGCTGGCGCGGTACAGCGGCAGACCGGCATCCGTGGCATTGAGAAACACGGTCTGGGTGCCTGCGTCTTGCAGGCGGCACAGTGCCTGCTCGAGCAGTCGCCGCCCGAAACCGCGCCGCTGCGCCTCCGGGTGTACCGCCATCATGCCCACGTAGCCGTGTGCGCCGTAGCTGACCGCCGAAACCATGCCTCGCACCCGCTCTCCTTCGCGCAGGCCGATCAGGCTGGTCGGTTCAAAGGCGTGATGCAGCCGCAAGGCCGGACCACGGTCGTCCGGATGATGGTAAACGGCGTCAAAGATGCGGGCGGCCTCGAAGAACTCGCCGGGCTGGAGGGTCTGGAGAACAGGCGTGTTCACGCTCTTTAAGGTATACCGGGCGGCTGGCTTGAACGTCAGATCAGGTTTTGATCCGCGTGAAGGCCTCCACATCGAACAACCCGTCCGGGGTGAGCTTGAGGGCCGGAATGACCGTGAGCCCCAGGAACGACAGGGTGGTGAGCGGGTGGGGGAGCGTGCAGCCAAGCGCGCGCGCGACCGCCTCGACCTCGCGTTGCAGGCGCGCCACCTCCTGCGGCGCGCGGTCGCTCATCAGCCCGGCCACCTCGAGGGGCAGGCGCGCGACCACCTCGCCGCCGTCTACGACCGCGATGCCTCCGCCCATCGCCTCGATGGCGCGCGCGCAGAGCAAGATGTCGCGGTCGTCCGTACCGGCCACCAGCAGGTTGTGCGCGTCGTGTTGCACGGTCGTACCGATCGCGCCGCGGCGCAGGCCGATGCCTGCTGCCCAGGCAGCGGCGACCGCCACCGTGTCACCGTGCCGCTCGAGGGCCACCAGCTTGACCGTGTCCGGCGTTCCGGCGGGCAGGCGCAGCGTCTCGATCTGACGGTCCTGTACCCCGATCACCGGGTGCTGCGCGGGCACCTCGAGGGACGCTCCCTCCCAACCGCTGCCCAACAGCACCCCGCCGCGCGCAAGAGCCGGAGTCCGGCCGCCCCCGTGCGCCGGGCGTCCCGCCACGTAGGTGGCGCGCACCGCGAAATCGGTCAGGTTCTCGAACAGCACAAAGTCGGCGTGGTAGCCCGGCGCCACCAGGCCCAGGTCGTGCAGGCCCCAGTATTCGGCGGGATTTTGGGTGACCAGGCTCAGGGCGTACAGCGGGTCGAGTCCGCCGGACACGCACTGGCGCAGCAGGCGGTCGAGGTGCCCCAGCTCGAGCAGTTCGAGCACTTCCACGTCGTCCGAGACCAGCATGGCCCGCCGGGGCCGCTCGCGCAGCAGCGGCAGCAGCGCTCCCAGGTTGCGGGCCGCCGAGCCCTCGCGCACCATCAGCCACAGGCCCGCGCGCAGGCGGTCGCGGCCCTGCTCGAGCGTGACCGCCTCGTGGTCCGAGTGAATCCCGGCCGCCGCGTAAGCCTGTAAGTCCGCGCCCGAGAGTCCGGCGGCGTGCCCGTCAATGCGCCCGCCGCGTCCGGCCTCGAGGGTGTCCCACACGTTCGCGTCGGCGTTCAGCACGCCCGGGTAGTTCATCATCTCGGCCAGTCCCAGCACCCCCGGGACCCGCAAACCCTCGGCCGCGTCGGCCGCGCTCAGTTTCGCCCCGCCCCGCTCGAACGGAGAGGCGGGCACACACGAGGGCTGCGAGGCAAACACCCGCATCCCGCTGTCTGCCCCGGCCGTCAGGGTCCAGCGCAGCCCCTCGAGGCCCAGCACGTTCACCAGTTCGTGCGGTTCGGCCACGACCGTGGTGGTTCCCCGCGGCAGCACCGCCTCGGCAAAGCGCGCCGGGGTCAGCATGCTCGACTCGATGTGAATGTGTCCGTCGATCAGGCCCGGGGCCAGCACCGCTCCGGCTGCGTCCACAACCTCGAGTCCCCGCAGGCTGCCCGGAGCCCCGATGGCCGCGAAGCGCCCCTCGGCAATGCTCAAGTCGGCCTCGAGCAGTTCCCCGGTCTGAACCAGGGCAAGGGTGGCGCCGCGCACCACCAGATCGGCGGCTTCGAGGCCGCGGGCCACGCGGACGAGGCGCTGACGCTGGGAAATGGAGAGATCGTGGGGCATTTGAAACATGATAGCGGTTACCCCGCGAAACCGAGGTTACGTCAGGCGGCGGAGGGCCCGGTCGGGCCCTCCGCCGCCTGAACGGAGCTGGGTTTAGAGCGCCTTGCCGCCGTAGTTGATGCTGCGGATCAGGCTGTTCGCGCGGGCCTTGGCGGTATCGGGCAGCTCGGCGTAACCGAGGTCCTCGTTGAACTGCTGGCCCTTGGTCACCACCCACTCGAGCATGTCCTTGACGGCCTTGGCCTGGGTCTCGCTGCGCTTGCCGTAGTTCTGGTCGCGGTAGACCAGCAGCCAGGTGTAACCGGCGATCGGGTAGCTGGCCGGGCCGTCGGCGTCGGTGATCGAGACGCGGGTGTCGCCGGGGAGCGGCACGGAGGCAGCGGCGGCAGTGGTGCTCTTCAGGTCAGCGTTGACGAAGCGGCCAGCCTTGTTCTGCACCTGGCCGTAGCCGATCTTGTTCTGTACCGCGTAGATCAGTTCGACGTAGCCGATCGAGCCGGGGGTGTTCTTGACCGTACCGGCCACACCCTCGTTACCCTTGCCGCCCAGACCGGTGGGCCAGTTCACGGCGGTGCCGAAGCCAACCTTGCTCTTCCACTCGGGGCTGACCTTGGCGAGGTAGTCGGTGAAGATGTGCGAGGTGCCCGAGCTGTCCGAGCGGTGCACGACGGTGATGGGCAGGTTGGGCAGGCGCACGCCCGTGTTGATCTTGGCGATGGCCGGATCGTTCCAGGTCTTGATCTTGCCCAGGAAGATATCGGCCAGCAGCGGGCCGGTGAACTTCAGCTGGGTGGTGACGCCGGGGACGTTGTAGGTGGGAACGACCGCACCGAGCGCGGTAGGAATGTGCAAAATGGCGTTCTTGCCCGGGGCCTTGCCCATGTCTTCCTTGGTCATGGGGCCGTCGGAAGCGCCGAAGTCCACGGTCTGGGCCAGGATCTGCCGCTGACCGCCGCCCGAACCGATCGACTGGTAGTTGACCTCGACGCCGGTTTCCTTCTTGTACTCGTTGAAGTACTTGGTGTAGAGCGGGTAGGGGAAGCTGGCCCCCGCACCGTTGAGGGTCACTTTCTGGGCAAGGGCGGGAGTGGCGAGCAGAACCGAGAGCATCAAAGCACGCTTAATCATGCCTCTACCATGCGGCAACCCGGTCAGGCGATCATCAGCGAAATGTCAATCGCTTGTCAGGCAGGGCTGGGGAAATCCCTGTGAGGAGATCGGGGGCATGAAGGAGTTTCTGGCGGCTTGACGCGGTGCTGACGTGACTTGCGCTTCCTGTGCTTCTCGGGCCGATAGGAAAGTGCAACGCATTCGTGGCCTGTCCGCTTCCTTACACTCGAGGTATGCCTTACCGTTTTCGGGCCGCCCGGGCCGGACTGACCCTGCTTCTGGTGGCCGCTGGTGGCCTGGCCGCCGCCGCGCCCGCCCTGCCCGCCCGTGCCGTGCTGCCCGGCTTGCACCACGAGTACCAGCGGCTGAACAACTGCGGACCGGTCACCGCGCTGATGACGCTCTCGCTGTTCGGCAAGACCGTGGCGCAGCCGGCCGCTGCCGCCGCGCTCAAGGAAGATGCGCGTGACCGCAACGTCACCGTGCCGGAAATGGCCCGTTACCTCGAGCGTTTCGGTCTGCGCACTGCCTGGCGCTTCGCGGGCACGCCCGCGACCCTGAAGCACCTGATCGCGGCCGGAGTGCCCGTGATCTTGCACCAGCAGATGAAGACCACCGACGACATCGGACACTACCGCGTCGTCTACGGGTACGGTGCAGACGGCGTGTACGTGGGGGACTCGTACCTCGGTCCAAAGGTCACTTACCCGGACGCAGCGCTCGAGAAGCTGTGGCGGCCCTACAACGGCGAGTACCTGGTGGTTTACCGGCCTGATCAGCAAGCCGCCGTGCAGCGGGCCCTGGGCAAGAACTGGAACCGCCGCGCCAACTGGCGCTCCCTCGAGGCCAGCGCGCGCGCCCGGCTGCAACGCGACCCGCAAGACGCCTTTGCGTGGTGGGGCCTGGGGCAGGCGCGGGCCGCGCTGGGAGCACCCAGAGGAGCTGCGGACGCTTTCTTGCGCGCGCACCGGCTGGGGCTTCCCGAGAAGCACTACTGGTACCAGCAAGACGCCCTCGAGGCCTGGAACCGGGTAGGGCGCTACGACCTGACCCTCAAAGTTGCTACGCGCGAGCTCAGAGGCTACCCGAACTCCACCGAGCTGTTGCGCCTGAAGGCCGAGGCGTTGCAGGCCCGCAAGCGTAGCGCTCAGCGGTAAGAAGCGAGGGCATCCCTAGCAGGACATGACCGGGACGTATGTCCGTCCCGGGGCTGCTAGCATGAGGTCTGTTAGGAGGCCTTCATGACCACCCTCGGAGTGATTCTTACGGTTGTGCTGCTCGTCGTGATCGGTATCGCCGGCACGGCCTGGATGGTGCAACTGATCAATGCTGGCGACGCCAGCGCCAACCACGGCGATGATCACGACCACGGCCACAGCCACGGTCACGGTCACCACGCCTGAACCCAAAATTCCTCAGCGCCCCAAAGGTGAAGACCGGTCCCCGCCCATGGTGGGGACCGATCTTTGCAGTGGGGGCAGCCCGGAGATCACAGGTCAAACTCGAAACCGCGCCGGCGCAACTCCTCGTGGCGTGCGCGCCAGTCGGGCAACCGCAGCTCGACCTGACGCCAGTAGGCCGGCGAGTGATTGAGCTCGACCAGATGGCACAGCTCGTGCACCACCACGTAGTCAACCAGTTCGCGCGGGGCCAGCATCAGCCGCCAGTTAAAGCGCAGTTCGCCCCGCGAGTTACATGACCCCCAGCGCTTGCGGGCGCTGCTGACCAGCACCCGGCTGGGCGACAGGTTGCCGCGCAGGGCATCGACGCGCCCCGGCAGGTAACCGCGCGCCTCGCGCAGGTACCAGTTGCGCAGCTGAGCGCGGGTTTCCTCGGGCCCGACGGGAGGCAGCCACAACACCTCGCCGTCGCGCTCTACCCGTTTGATGCGTTCGGCGCGCCGCAACAACAGCGGCGCGCCGAGATAAGTCAGGCTGGAGCCGTCCTCCAGCTGTGGCCGGGCATTCAGCCGGATCTCCAAGTCCGCCCGCTTGCGCAAAATCCAGGCCGCCTTGCTGCGCAAAATCTCCTCGAGGTCCTGCAGCGGGAGCCGCGAGGGCGCGTTGACCCTCAGGCCCTCCGGGCCCAGGGTCAGACCCACTGAACGGCGCCGCCCGCTGCGGCGCAGCACGTAATGTACCGCCTCTCCCTCGAGGCGGATCTCGCGCCGTTGGGTTCCTGACCGCATGGTGCTCACCAGTGTATCATTGTGCTTTTGTGAGAAGGTTAGTGCGCGGCGGTGTCGCGTGGGGCATGCCCACGCGACACCGCCCCAAGGCGCTTAGCGCGCAAACCACTCGAGGGTGCGCCGGATCACCTCGTCGCGTTCCTCGGGCGTAAGTCCCTCGAGGCCGAAGCCAAAGGTCGCGGTACGGTAGCTGCCCGCGTCGCGGAACACCGCTGCTCCTGCGGGCTCGCTGGCCGACTGGGCCTGGACCTTCGGCGCATTCTTGTTGTTCTTGGGCTGCTTGCCGGTGAGCGCACCCTCGAGCAGGCCGGTGACCGTGCCGACCACCAGGCCGCGCACGCCATCCTCATCCTTCTTCTTGCGGCGGCCCTGGTTCTTGTCGTTTTGCACCGACTGCACCGAGAGCGTGCCGGCCTGGGTGGAGGCCGTACCGTACGCCGCCGCGACGCTGCCGCTGCCGTTCGGAGCGATCACGTCCGGGTACACCTGGTTGCCCGCGCTGCCCTGCGCGTTGAGGGTGAGCGCACCCGAGCCCAGCGGTCCGCTGCGGGCCACACGCACGGTGCCCGAGGCGTCGGCGATGAAGGTGACGCCCAAGACGTTGCGGTAGAAGTCGCTGCCCCCGATGTCGTAGCCGATGTCCTGTCCGGTGACCAGCAGCTTGCCGCCTCCCTGGAGGTACTGGCGCAGCTTGTTCTGGTCGTCGGCGGTGATCGTATTCACGTAGGCGTCGCCGGTGGCCCAGATGACCGCCTGGTACTTTTTCAGCTCGCTGAGCGGGACCGGGCCCTGGCTGGCCACGTCCCAGACGAAGGCCTGCGAGGCGTTGGCCTTGATGGCGGCGCGGAAGTGGTCGGTGACGTTGGGGCCCGAGTTCATGTCGTCATCGACCAGGAGCACGCTCAGCTTGGCGGCTGGCTGGGGCTGGGGCTGCGGCTGGGGCTGCGGCTGGGGTTGCGGTTGCGGCTGGGGCTGGGGCTGGGGTTGCGGCTGGGGCTGCGGGTTGCCAGCGAGGGTGAGGCCCAGCTTGCCAGCGGTGCCCGGCAGGTTCAGCAGCCCGTACCCCGAGGCGTTGTTGCGCGCGCCGCCGAGCTGGGTTGCACCCGAGAAGAGTGCCTGCTTCATGTCGGCGATGCTGGTGCCGGGCTTGCCGGACAGCAGGGCCGCCACGCCGCCCGCGACCAGTGGGGCCGCCTGCGAGGTGCCCGACAGGGCCCCGTAGCCGCCGCCCGGGAAGCTCGAGGTGATGACAACGCCGGGAGCGGTCAGGTCGGGCTTGATGAACGAGCCGCTGTAAACGCTGTTCCAGCGTACCGGTCCACGGCTGGAGAACGAGGCGACCGCGTTGTTCTGGTCGGTCGCCCCCACGCCGATGGCGTCGGGGATGTTGCCGGGAGAGCCGGTGCTCTCGGGGTTCGGTCCGAAGTTGCCGACCGCGAAGACCGGAACCACGCCGGCCGCGATCAGGTTCTTGGTGGGCTGAACGAATTCGTCGTAGGTGCCGGGCAGGCCGAGCGACATCGAGATGACGTCGGCACCGTCGTCGGTGGCGGCGTTGTTGTCCGGGTCAATGACCCACTGCATGCCGGCGATCACCTGCGCGAAGGTGCCAGCCCCGTCGGGCAGGACCAGGGCCGAGAGCAGTTGGGCCTCGGGGGCAGAACCCACGGTCTTGCCGGCGATCAGGCCGGCGGTGTGCGTGCCGTGGTTGCCGGTGTCGCGCGGCTGTGCTCCGGTAATGCGCTCGCCGTTCTCGTCAAAGGCGGCAAAGGCGGCGATACGTCCGGCCAGTTCGGGATGGTTGGGGTCAATGCCGGTGTCGAGGTGGCCAACCTTGATGCCCTGGCCACGGAAGCCGGCGGCCCACAGCTGCGGAGCCCCGATCTTCTGCAGGTGCCAGGGCGTCCCGGCGGGCGCGCTGGCGGTGGACTGCGCGGCGACCTTGGGCAGCTTGACCTGGAAGTTCTCGAAGACCACGTCGACCTGCGGCAGCGCGGCCAGGGCCCGAATCACTTCGGGCGGGGCCTGCAAGACCACCGAGCCGTCGAGCCACAGCTCGGCTCCCTTGAGGTTGCCGCCGAGCAGACGGTTGAGGGTGCCGCGCAGCGGACCCACGACCTCGAGGGTCTTGAGGACGTCCTTGAGCTGCTGCCGCAGTTCCTTGAGGCCCGAGCGGCCGCGGCCGGCCGGGAGGTTGTCGAGGTTGAACCGTACGATCACCTCGACGTTCTGGCCGGAGCGCTGGTTGAGTTTTTTCTGGAGGCCGGGGGCGATGCGTCCGGCTTCGGCGCTGCCGAGCGCGGTGGCCAGCAGGGCGGTCAGGAGAAGTGTGGCGGTGCGTCGCTTCATGGTCCTTACCCTACGCGCCTCAAGCTGACCCTGACTTAAGTCGCCCCCAGCGAATGTTAGGGGGATGCTCACGCCCCGGTCAGGTAAAAAATGTAGCCGGCGAGCCCAGGCTCGCCGGCCATTCGCTGCGCTTTAGCTGCTGATCGCGCCCGCATCGACGGTCCGGTTGTTCTCGAGGGCGGGTTGCGCGCTGCGGATGCTGATCGAGCGCTTCTGTGCGGCTTCGGAGCGCGGGATCAGCAGCGTCAGGGTGCCGTTTTGGTGGTAGGCCTCGATCTTGCCAAGGTCGTACTTGGCGGGCACCGAGAAGGTGCGAACGAACGAACCGTACGGTCGCTCGACGCGGTGGCGGGTCTTGCCCTCGGTCTGCGGCAGCTTGCGCTCGGCCTGTACGGTCAGGGTGTTGTTCTCGGCCTCGATGGAGATGTCCTCGGTGGGAATGCCGGGCAGGTCAATGGTGACCTCGAGGCCGCGGTCGTCCTCGCTGACGTCTGCCAGCGGGGCAAAGCGTGCCGGGGCGTTACCGCTGCCCAGGCTCTGGCGGAACATCTGGTCCACGCGCTGCTGAAGTTCCTCGATTTCTCGGAAAGGATCAAAACGCATCATCTGTATCCCTCCTTGCAGGTCTGTTGATCGTGGGGGCAGGGTCTGGTGCGGTTCCCATGCGCTT
Coding sequences within:
- a CDS encoding C39 family peptidase, which translates into the protein MPYRFRAARAGLTLLLVAAGGLAAAAPALPARAVLPGLHHEYQRLNNCGPVTALMTLSLFGKTVAQPAAAAALKEDARDRNVTVPEMARYLERFGLRTAWRFAGTPATLKHLIAAGVPVILHQQMKTTDDIGHYRVVYGYGADGVYVGDSYLGPKVTYPDAALEKLWRPYNGEYLVVYRPDQQAAVQRALGKNWNRRANWRSLEASARARLQRDPQDAFAWWGLGQARAALGAPRGAADAFLRAHRLGLPEKHYWYQQDALEAWNRVGRYDLTLKVATRELRGYPNSTELLRLKAEALQARKRSAQR
- a CDS encoding CDP-alcohol phosphatidyltransferase family protein, whose protein sequence is MNPSRWLRRPNRLSALRMLLALPLLAVFQVGDVAPLVASLSLLALMGLTDLLDGWAARRYRLESREGELIDSVADGFVRLTVFVLFLGAGLVPVWMVVIVVWRDLFSYALRFMDLAHGSAEVRKRLSGKVNGAVQSLAIGSMMLVLTLTTASRETVPLDMLHLLMLAGTLTAVWSTLDLLLTHRSTLSRFLKQRA
- the pstS gene encoding phosphate ABC transporter substrate-binding protein PstS, translated to MIKRALMLSVLLATPALAQKVTLNGAGASFPYPLYTKYFNEYKKETGVEVNYQSIGSGGGQRQILAQTVDFGASDGPMTKEDMGKAPGKNAILHIPTALGAVVPTYNVPGVTTQLKFTGPLLADIFLGKIKTWNDPAIAKINTGVRLPNLPITVVHRSDSSGTSHIFTDYLAKVSPEWKSKVGFGTAVNWPTGLGGKGNEGVAGTVKNTPGSIGYVELIYAVQNKIGYGQVQNKAGRFVNADLKSTTAAAASVPLPGDTRVSITDADGPASYPIAGYTWLLVYRDQNYGKRSETQAKAVKDMLEWVVTKGQQFNEDLGYAELPDTAKARANSLIRSINYGGKAL
- a CDS encoding GNAT family N-acetyltransferase, with amino-acid sequence MNTPVLQTLQPGEFFEAARIFDAVYHHPDDRGPALRLHHAFEPTSLIGLREGERVRGMVSAVSYGAHGYVGMMAVHPEAQRRGFGRRLLEQALCRLQDAGTQTVFLNATDAGLPLYRASGFVEEGSALILVRERNTAVPMPPQVRLMAPGDLDEAVRLDLEVFGGDRGRLLALVLEREPGRALVCHDARGQLEGFVFAQWPDFLGPVVAQTPQAARALIEGALALGFESAPLLLAHSNNPHLGAVLEGLGFVEEGALLHMRRGPAVARDYARLYGQTSFALG
- a CDS encoding glycosyltransferase, which produces MTVSPTPQMVVIIPAHNEAATIAAAVHAARAAQLGEVVVVSDGSHDATAEYARVAGARVIELQPNRGKSAAVAAGLKATASRYVLMLDADLIGLSPAHLRALAAPVLEGRAESTLGLFTGGRLSTTLASWLTRDLGGQRVVPRASLDAIPDLEALRYALEIALTRQLRRERRRVQIVRLPGVTQRVKEEKHGLRRGLRGRIRMFGQIVRYALRH
- a CDS encoding SDR family oxidoreductase translates to MSTPDRPEQLPPQHQEHHPGVEQEMTPRPQSRGEGYRAAGKLEGKVALITGGDSGIGRAVAVLYAKEGADVAIVYLEENQDAQETRQLIEAEGRRCLLLPGDVGDENFCHQAVERTVQELGKLDILVNNAAVQYLTESITELSSAQLERTFRTNVFGMFYMTRAAVPHLKEGSSIINTTSVTAYKGSPMLLDYSSTKGAIVAFTRSLSQALIEQGIRVNAVAPGPIWTPFIPSSFPADQVAEFGKDVPMGRPGQPDEVATAYVFLASQDGAYYAGQVLHPNGGTVVNG
- a CDS encoding Hsp20/alpha crystallin family protein → MMRFDPFREIEELQQRVDQMFRQSLGSGNAPARFAPLADVSEDDRGLEVTIDLPGIPTEDISIEAENNTLTVQAERKLPQTEGKTRHRVERPYGSFVRTFSVPAKYDLGKIEAYHQNGTLTLLIPRSEAAQKRSISIRSAQPALENNRTVDAGAISS
- a CDS encoding M48 family metallopeptidase; this translates as MRSGTQRREIRLEGEAVHYVLRRSGRRRSVGLTLGPEGLRVNAPSRLPLQDLEEILRSKAAWILRKRADLEIRLNARPQLEDGSSLTYLGAPLLLRRAERIKRVERDGEVLWLPPVGPEETRAQLRNWYLREARGYLPGRVDALRGNLSPSRVLVSSARKRWGSCNSRGELRFNWRLMLAPRELVDYVVVHELCHLVELNHSPAYWRQVELRLPDWRARHEELRRRGFEFDL
- a CDS encoding adenine deaminase, which translates into the protein MPHDLSISQRQRLVRVARGLEAADLVVRGATLALVQTGELLEADLSIAEGRFAAIGAPGSLRGLEVVDAAGAVLAPGLIDGHIHIESSMLTPARFAEAVLPRGTTTVVAEPHELVNVLGLEGLRWTLTAGADSGMRVFASQPSCVPASPFERGGAKLSAADAAEGLRVPGVLGLAEMMNYPGVLNADANVWDTLEAGRGGRIDGHAAGLSGADLQAYAAAGIHSDHEAVTLEQGRDRLRAGLWLMVREGSAARNLGALLPLLRERPRRAMLVSDDVEVLELLELGHLDRLLRQCVSGGLDPLYALSLVTQNPAEYWGLHDLGLVAPGYHADFVLFENLTDFAVRATYVAGRPAHGGGRTPALARGGVLLGSGWEGASLEVPAQHPVIGVQDRQIETLRLPAGTPDTVKLVALERHGDTVAVAAAWAAGIGLRRGAIGTTVQHDAHNLLVAGTDDRDILLCARAIEAMGGGIAVVDGGEVVARLPLEVAGLMSDRAPQEVARLQREVEAVARALGCTLPHPLTTLSFLGLTVIPALKLTPDGLFDVEAFTRIKT
- a CDS encoding S8 family peptidase, translating into MKRRTATLLLTALLATALGSAEAGRIAPGLQKKLNQRSGQNVEVIVRFNLDNLPAGRGRSGLKELRQQLKDVLKTLEVVGPLRGTLNRLLGGNLKGAELWLDGSVVLQAPPEVIRALAALPQVDVVFENFQVKLPKVAAQSTASAPAGTPWHLQKIGAPQLWAAGFRGQGIKVGHLDTGIDPNHPELAGRIAAFAAFDENGERITGAQPRDTGNHGTHTAGLIAGKTVGSAPEAQLLSALVLPDGAGTFAQVIAGMQWVIDPDNNAATDDGADVISMSLGLPGTYDEFVQPTKNLIAAGVVPVFAVGNFGPNPESTGSPGNIPDAIGVGATDQNNAVASFSSRGPVRWNSVYSGSFIKPDLTAPGVVITSSFPGGGYGALSGTSQAAPLVAGGVAALLSGKPGTSIADMKQALFSGATQLGGARNNASGYGLLNLPGTAGKLGLTLAGNPQPQPQPQPQPQPQPQPQPQPQPQPQPQPAAKLSVLLVDDDMNSGPNVTDHFRAAIKANASQAFVWDVASQGPVPLSELKKYQAVIWATGDAYVNTITADDQNKLRQYLQGGGKLLVTGQDIGYDIGGSDFYRNVLGVTFIADASGTVRVARSGPLGSGALTLNAQGSAGNQVYPDVIAPNGSGSVAAAYGTASTQAGTLSVQSVQNDKNQGRRKKKDEDGVRGLVVGTVTGLLEGALTGKQPKNNKNAPKVQAQSASEPAGAAVFRDAGSYRTATFGFGLEGLTPEERDEVIRRTLEWFAR